The genomic stretch atatcTAGAGAATTCCCCAGGAGAGGAATAAAAAGAACTATTATTGTTCCAACCCCTTGCATTGCTATTGTTGTGATTCATAACAATATGAAATCAACTGGGTTTTAATCTGTACTTTGTACATAATGGGTGTTACTCTTATTGTTTGTCAGTTTTATCCTTGTTTACATTGATAACCATAGGGACACAACAGTTGCAAAAGCAGCCacaatagaaataataacaataaaaaatacacatctaTAAGTTTCAACATTCTTGCATGAGGATTGTATGTAGACTCCTGCCTGTCTACATAGTAATATACTTACTTAAGCAAATCAGAGATTACAGAATACTAACCCTGATTACTTCACTACAGAAGTAGTTCACAATGAGTTATTACTTTCAGAAGCTAACAAAAGTTAGAAgcaattttccaaaaaaaaaatgcaaatagtcACATTTAcacaaaatatgaataaaaatttaaaggctATTTAACAACCAGCCATGTAGCTCAGAATATCTAGCCAAGAGCTATCAACAtctattgtactagaggcccagtgcatgaaatttgtgcactagaggagtggggtggggagtccctcagcccggcctgtgccctctcatagtccgggacccctggAGTGATGGACGTCCTtgacaggtggacatccctctcgcagtctgggaccccttgctcctgactgctcacctgcagcggaggcgggagaggctccctccaccaccgcTGTGCTGTGCTCGCgggccgtgagcctggcttctggctgcgcatcactacccctgtgggagcgcactgaccaccaggaggcagttcctgaccctggtggtcagtgcttgtcatagcgactagtcattcCACCCTGTCATTCCGCAggttggtcgatttgcatattagggttttattatattggatatcagaatcacctgaaagcTTGTTAGAAAGCATATCCTTAGCCTTGTCCCAGGAAGGTACAAGGTGAAATGGAGGAACTTGCATTTTGTGTTCTCCAGGGAATTCTAAAGCAACTAGATAATAGATTCGTTTTCCAAACTTTGCTTAGGGGTCTATGAAGGAGAGAATTGGagagcagaggctcagagaagtggaaATTGAAAGTACTTGGAAATTCAAAATGAATTGGATCCTGGATAGCTGAAATTGAGGAGATTAATAAGTGGGGAAGAATGAACAGGGTGAAGTTGAAGTAAAAATCAGAGCTATGTAGACTGGAGTAAGATGCATGAGAAGTTGGGCATAGGGTCTTGAAAACAGATTGAGAACATTGGGGGGATTCTGAGGTGTGTGATCTGCCACCAGGGAAATCCCTCACAATCAAAAAAACACTCATATACAGTAGATTGTCTATGAGGACAGATGATTTATTGTCTCTAACCCTTTTGAGTTActccaaggagaaaataaaggcaGGAATTATCACAACTGTAACTGCTGAGCACACCATTACCCACTACCTTTACCAAAGAATTAGTGTCTGTGTTGGGGTGGTCCTGTATTCCCTTAACTTGATAGATAAGCAAACTGAAACACAGAGATCACCTAATGAAAAAAGCACTTGTTCAAGACCAGAACCTGGCTTTCTGTCTCCTGATCTGGTGATCTTCCCTACTTGgtcctgagatttaaaaaaaaatattttatggaatcAGTTGATATGAATGTGCTCACCCCAAAGAGCTCAGGGAAATTTCATTCAGGTGCAAATGGGACTTAAGGTAGGGCAACACTTCTCAATTAAAATTACATTGGCATGCACCAACATTTTGATTCtcattcattttaatgaaatgtgGTCATTTGCCAACAGCGAACTGGACAAAAGCAAGACTTGTCTCAGTGCTTACGGGTTCCTCTCTATGGAGCTGAGGATGAACGCCACTGCCTTCTCAATGATTTCTGTGCCCAAGAGGTGTAGAAATGTTGGCATATCCGGCTCTGGTTTTTTGCCTGAGGCATCTGGCTTGTCATCTGGCTTGTCTTCTGACTTGTCATCTGGTTTGTCATCTGAAAAAGACAGCAGAATCTCAGAGGTGATTCTCAGCAATAAGTACAGAATGTCTCTCTTTGTAGGAAGCACCTAGCGCCCATTGTACCCCCACTAAATAACTTAGGAGTATCTTATAGTTGCATTTACTCAACACTTTCTGCCCAGTGAAAGTCTTCTCATGCTTTATATCACTTATTCCTAAAAACAATCAAACAGACCAATAGGCATTGATCCTTTGGTTCCCTTCCTGGAAGCGAAGACTGAAATTCatggaggttaagtaacttggccCGAGTGAAGCTACTATATGATTGAAATACAGAATGCCTGGTTTCACTTCAATtacatggtctctctctctctccatgtaaTCCCTGGGCCCATGGTAATGATAATAATGAAGATGAAATACTAATGAGTAGCATTTGTTGACCACATACCTGTGATAGGAAATCCACATACATtgtctcattttattctcacaacaaacaTATGAGGTAGGCAAAAATCATTATACCGATTAAAGGTAAAGAAATGGAATTTGAGGCAGGTTTAGAAGCTGGTTCACAGCCACAGtgttagtaagtggcagagacagAATGCGGTCTCCTGTCTGTCTGGTATTCACATCTGGATCCTTAAGCACTCAGTGATGAGCTGCATGGTCTTTAACAGAAAAGTTGTGATCTAACCTCAAATGTGTTATAAGATTGAAGGTAGTATAATAATGATGACAAGGAGAAATTCTATCACTTGTACCTTATCTATCCAATAGTTCTGAAAATAATGGTTTTACAAAAGCTGTGTAACTTTACCCTTGATCAATCTTATGGGGTATGTATATTTTTGCTCATTAGACCAAGAAGCTGAAAAGATTGGATGACTTGCAGAAGATGAAACGAATGCCCTTTAGAACGAGGCCAaggatctagagcagt from Eptesicus fuscus isolate TK198812 chromosome 6, DD_ASM_mEF_20220401, whole genome shotgun sequence encodes the following:
- the C6H5orf46 gene encoding uncharacterized protein C5orf46 homolog isoform X2; its protein translation is MAISVLRMTVVLGLLALILTCHADDKPDDKSEDKPDDKPDASGKKPEPDMPTFLHLLGTEIIEKAVAFILSSIERNPSD
- the C6H5orf46 gene encoding uncharacterized protein C5orf46 homolog isoform X1, which gives rise to MAISVLRMTVVLGLLALILTCHADDKPDDKSEDKPDDKPDASGKKPEPDMPTFLHLLGTEIIEKAVAFILSSIERNPLYVTVM